The following is a genomic window from Mycteria americana isolate JAX WOST 10 ecotype Jacksonville Zoo and Gardens chromosome 14, USCA_MyAme_1.0, whole genome shotgun sequence.
TTTCTACTCCGCGGTCCCACAGGGAGAGCTGCGTTTTAATAAACATAACGATAGTTAGAAACAGACTTCTTCTAAGGGCTTTACAAACATAACTCAATCCTGGCATCACCAGGAGACGGTAAAAGCGGTGTTTGTACAGAtgggggatggcaggcagggaggtTAGGCGTGCTGCCTCCCCTCAGTGGGTGCGGGATTCGGGGCTCAGATCAGGCCTCGTTAGGGGACTCGTTAGCTCACAACCACCTGCTCCCACCACGCCACGAGGCCCCGCTCCAGCGGTCCACAGGCCACCCGGGGAGCACCATTTTAAGTGACCATGTGCTGCTTGGCCTGTTGCATTCGCTCTccaagcaggcaggagagcatGCAGCAGCGGCAGCTGCTCCTAAAGCCCCACTGCTCCCCCCACGGAAACATGGCTCCTCCTTCTtgcccccagcccgggcagcgCCATGCTCCATGCGGGgccagcacagctggggcagccaagcaataaaagcaaaactcGCACCCGGGGCACGCGGTGCcggctctgcagagagcaggaggccCTCGGGCCCCGCACCAAAGCTGTGGCTGGGCGGTGGAACCCGGGGCCCCACGCCGGGGCCGGGCACTCGCCCAGGCGGCTCCTCTGGCAAGAGGTGAATGCGCGCCGGGCACGGGCAGCCCGCAGCGCTAGGACACTTGCGCGGCCGCGAACTCACCACCTCCCCGCTCAGCGGCGGCAGCGCTGCGGCGGCGCCACCGCACGGAATGAGCGTCCCGCCGCGGCAGCGCCTTGTGGTTCGCGGCGCCGCCGGtccgccccacggccccccccgcccccgaaagctgcccccgctgcgccccgctcctctccctccccgcagctcccagcaccctgcgggccgcggccccggggcccaGCGAGGGGGGCTCCCGCTTGCCCCGTCCCCTCCTAGCCCGTCCCCAGGCCGGGGTTTGCTCGGGTTGCTTTGCTGTAAATGGGGAGGAAGAAGCCCTCCAccctcttctcccctgccagGCAGAGTTGTGCCCACCGTAACCCCCGCGCTgcttttcacagctgctttttcccctccgGATGGAAAGGACATGTCCGTGGCTGTGAAGAGGTGAGGAAGGGCAGGGTTTGCTCCCTCTTTTGCACAAGCATTCTCAGGCAGAGCACCAGCGACAGCATCAGGGAACAGAGGATCTTCCCCGACGGACGGCAGCTGCCCAGCACAGCAAAGCGCTCAGGCAGCGGTTCcctgtttcttttaaatcattaTCTGAAGTAAATGACAAAGCTCACGCGCTCACTCAGCACACAACTTGCATCCCAGTCTGCTTGTAACGCAGAGGACCGATGACCTTCTAACCCATCTGCTGTGCGGTTTGTAAGTTTTTCTTCTGGGCCATCTTACATTGCCACTATTAGATACAGTAATCCAGAAAATCAAGTAATATATAGAAAATGTtaccaaaaaagcagcattactgCCTACCTCTGCCAATTGCCTACCTAGGCAGGCAATCACAATACAAGCAGTCCCCCCTATAAAGCTCCAAAAAACGGAAATTTACAGCAGACTTCTTGCTTAAAGTAGAAGTTTCTCAGCAGAAAACTGTTCTTAACAATTTTTATATTTGCTTAAGGAAATACTATCGACCGAAAgttaaaaaagccaaaatgacTACCAGAAGAAAATGAACCTGTCTTACATCTAGCACTCCATTTCAGCATTGCCCATGTCCTGGAATTCAGTCCTCCTAAATATTTTCAGGATGCATAGAGCCATTTACAATGAATTTAAACGCTTTGTTGTAAAGTCTTCTGAGAAAAAttacacatttgtttttcttaattacctTTTGTAAATGCTCTGGTATCCCCAGGTCCCTCTTTCCTCCCACAAATCCATGGTCCACAGGCTGAGAAAGATCACTCAGTGTGATTCTAACCACACGAAGAGGGCGAGTAACGGGAGGGACCCTGTAAACTActttttagaagaaatatttaacatttatgAAAGAAGTGACCTTTAGTTGTTTCTCTCTTGTCTTTGCTCCCATCTCACAATTACTTTGGTTACTTTACCACAAACTcattcaaatttatttatttgaagacACAGTTATCAAAATAGTGATCTGTGAAATAAAACCAACTGGAAGTATAAATACCCATATTTGCAGAACCTAAGTAGTAATATTTCTCCATCCCTAAGCCCGCTCTCTTCTACCCAATCATGGATCTCTTCCTTCCCCTAAGTCGTACTTCATCCAGCCTTTTGATCACAGGACCAGATTTTTTTGATGTGGCTGCATAGGTCTTGAGCAGAACTTTAAACATAGGTTCAGTATCTGGATGAGTACTAAGGAAGGCTTTTTCCAGAACATACAAATCAACTCCTTTATCCTCTGGAAGACCTGAAATAAAACTGAGTCCAAAGTCTATCAGCACCAAGTCTAGCTTCTCTGTGGGTGGTCGCAGAAGTATATTGGAAGTTGTAAGATCCCCGTGTATAAGATCTTCATCGTGCATTCTTGCTAACAGCTCACCCATCTTCTCTGCTAAGATAAGGAGGCTACTGGTATCATTCCCACTCTGTTGTACAGAATTAATATGATCTTGAACAGTAACTGAGTCTACAATATCTTCAAGATATATGGAGTTGGTGACATAATCCACGAAGTAGACCACTGGGGCTGAAATCCCTattaaatgaagaacaaaaatgctAGTGGTTAATTTACAGGATTTTCCAACTTTACTTTAACAACAAAACTCAACCAATACAAGCCTTAAGCAGAAATGCCAGCTGAGATCACCCCGACCACTGATAACCCACATCTAGGAATTCCCCCGCCAAC
Proteins encoded in this region:
- the TP53RK gene encoding EKC/KEOPS complex subunit TP53RK, yielding MAAAEAEAGGVLSGMAGAGAGAGAAGPAVDEAGPAGPSMDEPEAEAGAAGPVAAEAGAAGPVVAEAEAPPPPLPGLQLVQQGAEARVYRGLFLGRAAVAKLRIPKRYRHPALEERLSRRRTAQEARSLLRCRRAGISAPVVYFVDYVTNSIYLEDIVDSVTVQDHINSVQQSGNDTSSLLILAEKMGELLARMHDEDLIHGDLTTSNILLRPPTEKLDLVLIDFGLSFISGLPEDKGVDLYVLEKAFLSTHPDTEPMFKVLLKTYAATSKKSGPVIKRLDEVRLRGRKRSMIG